Part of the bacterium genome is shown below.
TACAAACCATACAACAATCATAAAAAATTTAATAAAAATTTTCAATCATAAACAAGGTGATTTTGATGATTTGAAAGTTGAAAAAACAACCTCTAGATATGAATATGTTTTAGGATGATGTAAAACTGGTAAAATACAGGATAATTATATTTATCAGACTGCTAGAGAAGAAGAAATAACGATTTAACTTTTATGACGAATAAATAAGATATTTTTGATTTTCTTTTTTTGAGAAGTAATTAAAAAACTGAAAGAAACTGGAATTGACAAAGAAACGATGATTATGATAAATTTAATCATAGAGAACAACTTGTATCGCAGGATTTCTTTCTGTATTATAGGTCGCGTAGTATATCTATGGATTGTAAAGGAATGAAAAATGGAATTTTTTGATATAAAGAGCGGAATTGGAGTTTTTTCAAAACCAACTGGTTATACAGAACCTGAAGAACTTTTGAGAATAATGAAAAATTATTCAATAAAAAAGTCGCTTGTTTATCATGCTTTAAGTAGAGAAATATCACCTGTTGAGGGGAATAAAATACTGATTGAAAAAATAAAAGAATTTGAAAACTTAATTCCTGTTTATGGTTTATTACCCAGAAATTCAGGCGATATTGAGAATTTTGAAAGATATATTGAAAAGGCGATTAAAGATGGAGTAAAAAGTTTCCTGATAACATATAATACATTTAAAATTCCACTTTCTCATTATTTATATTCAGAAACACTGGAAATACTCAATGAATTCAAATTACCGGTTATAATTGACCCCAC
Proteins encoded:
- a CDS encoding amidohydrolase family protein; translation: MEFFDIKSGIGVFSKPTGYTEPEELLRIMKNYSIKKSLVYHALSREISPVEGNKILIEKIKEFENLIPVYGLLPRNSGDIENFERYIEKAIKDGVKSFLITYNTFKIPLSHYLYSETLEILNEFKLPVIIDPTLPFSNWQVDSGDWQSIRLICEKYPDLPVIFTEFRTRYHIRIVIDFIKNYKNFYYDVGSCWNYRVVEKLVGIKNGENLVLGTNLPFSEPGQSLGMILCSDISESIKKKIAYGNIEKIIVKNE